The Pectobacterium parmentieri genome segment CGGATCCTGCGGCAGGCGGCGAATATAGCCATCGGCCGGGTAGTTACGCGGTTCCGGTTGTACCGTCGGCTTCGTCACCAACGCTTTCAGCCCCTGCTCTGTGGACGGATAACGGTTGTTATCCAGCTTGTACATATCGAGTGCGCTTTCCAGAGAGACAATATCGCTGACGGCTTTTTGTCGATCCGCCTTTTCTTTATTCCCCATCAGATTGGGCACCACCAAACTCGCCAGCACGCCGAG includes the following:
- the gspG gene encoding type II secretion system major pseudopilin GspG, which encodes MQQYQRGHSQRGFTLLEIMVVIVILGVLASLVVPNLMGNKEKADRQKAVSDIVSLESALDMYKLDNNRYPSTEQGLKALVTKPTVQPEPRNYPADGYIRRLPQDPWGTDYQLLNPGQHGKLDIFSLGPDGMPGTEDDIGNWNLDKK